A window from Cyprinus carpio isolate SPL01 chromosome A11, ASM1834038v1, whole genome shotgun sequence encodes these proteins:
- the LOC122134060 gene encoding homer protein homolog 3-like isoform X2, protein MGEQPVFSLKAHVFQIDPATKRNWIPASKHAVTVSFFYDAGRSVYRIISVGGTKAIINSTITPNMTFTKTSQKFGQWADSRANTVYGLGFATEQQLQQFSEQFKEFKEAARLVRDKSQEKFELLSPGLNISSPQVLSEDRQSPPVLGVNGSSEDKLFRSKSADMEESTEKEQMRKMLSEGSICERNSDAELFSLRDSNTKLVAALHEANSSIDQWKKLLAEYQEETDRLREQVAELEAQSGVSASSEMGSEELTQTVAEMEALIRAKDEEIKILRSKKPDLSELEKEREEACQRMQDLEVKNSELDKRVRTAESALASSQDARSRAESAVQKVIETLDVKIYDLSDLRQNLAKLLEK, encoded by the exons GGAGCAGCCAGTATTCAGCTTGAAGGCACACGTCTTCCAAATTGACCCGGCCACTAAACGAAATTGGATTCCAGCCAGCAAACACGCCGTCACCGTCTCCTTCTTCTATGATGCCGGCAGGAGCGTGTATCGCATTATCAGTGTAGGGGGCACTAAG GCGATTATCAACAGCACCATTACACCTAATATGACCTTCACGAAAACGTCACAGAAGTTTGGCCAGTGGGCGGACAGTAGGGCCAACACAGTGTACGGCCTTGGGTTTGCCACTGAGCAGCAGCTTCAGCAG TTCTCAGAGCAGTTTAAAGAGTTTAAGGAGGCTGCACGACTCGTCCGGGATAAATCACAGGAGAAGTTTGAGCTGTTGAGTCCTGGCCTAAACATCTCTTCTCCACAG GTGCTGTCTGAGGACCGTCAGTCTCCTCCAGTGCTTGGTGTCAATGGCTCCAGTGAGGACAAGTTGTTTCGCAGCAAGAGTGCTGATATGGAGGAATCCACGGAGAAAGAACAGATGAGGAAGATGCTTTCTGAAGG GTCGATATGCGAGAGAAACTCAGATGCTGAGCTGTTTTCTCTTCGGGACAGCAACACTAAGCTGGTAGCTGCTCTTCATGAAGCTAACAGCAGCATTGACCAATGGAAAAAACTATTAGCCGAGTATCAGGAAGAAACAGATCGCCTACGAGAGCAG GTCGCAGAGCTGGAGGCTCAGAGCGGGGTTTCTGCTTCCAGTGAGATGGGCAGCGAGGAGCTAACACAGACTGTGGCAGAGATGGAGGCTCTTATCAGAGCTAAAGATGAG GAAATAAAGATTCTGCGAAGCAAGAAACCAGATTTAAGTGAGCTGGAGAAAGAAAGGGAAGAGGCCTGTCAAAGGATGCAG GACCTGGAAGTGAAGAACTCTGAGTTGGATAAACGAGTGCGAACAGCAGAGAGCGCTTTAGCTTCGTCCCAGGATGCTCGGAGCAGGGCGGAGAGCGCGGTGCAGAAGGTCATTGAAACTTTAGACGTCAAGATCTACGACTTGAGCGACCTGCGGCAGAACCTAGCCAAGCTCCTGGAGAAATGA
- the LOC122134060 gene encoding homer protein homolog 3-like isoform X1 — MGEQPVFSLKAHVFQIDPATKRNWIPASKHAVTVSFFYDAGRSVYRIISVGGTKAIINSTITPNMTFTKTSQKFGQWADSRANTVYGLGFATEQQLQQFSEQFKEFKEAARLVRDKSQEKFELLSPGLNISSPQLSQVLSEDRQSPPVLGVNGSSEDKLFRSKSADMEESTEKEQMRKMLSEGSICERNSDAELFSLRDSNTKLVAALHEANSSIDQWKKLLAEYQEETDRLREQVAELEAQSGVSASSEMGSEELTQTVAEMEALIRAKDEEIKILRSKKPDLSELEKEREEACQRMQDLEVKNSELDKRVRTAESALASSQDARSRAESAVQKVIETLDVKIYDLSDLRQNLAKLLEK, encoded by the exons GGAGCAGCCAGTATTCAGCTTGAAGGCACACGTCTTCCAAATTGACCCGGCCACTAAACGAAATTGGATTCCAGCCAGCAAACACGCCGTCACCGTCTCCTTCTTCTATGATGCCGGCAGGAGCGTGTATCGCATTATCAGTGTAGGGGGCACTAAG GCGATTATCAACAGCACCATTACACCTAATATGACCTTCACGAAAACGTCACAGAAGTTTGGCCAGTGGGCGGACAGTAGGGCCAACACAGTGTACGGCCTTGGGTTTGCCACTGAGCAGCAGCTTCAGCAG TTCTCAGAGCAGTTTAAAGAGTTTAAGGAGGCTGCACGACTCGTCCGGGATAAATCACAGGAGAAGTTTGAGCTGTTGAGTCCTGGCCTAAACATCTCTTCTCCACAG ctgtCTCAG GTGCTGTCTGAGGACCGTCAGTCTCCTCCAGTGCTTGGTGTCAATGGCTCCAGTGAGGACAAGTTGTTTCGCAGCAAGAGTGCTGATATGGAGGAATCCACGGAGAAAGAACAGATGAGGAAGATGCTTTCTGAAGG GTCGATATGCGAGAGAAACTCAGATGCTGAGCTGTTTTCTCTTCGGGACAGCAACACTAAGCTGGTAGCTGCTCTTCATGAAGCTAACAGCAGCATTGACCAATGGAAAAAACTATTAGCCGAGTATCAGGAAGAAACAGATCGCCTACGAGAGCAG GTCGCAGAGCTGGAGGCTCAGAGCGGGGTTTCTGCTTCCAGTGAGATGGGCAGCGAGGAGCTAACACAGACTGTGGCAGAGATGGAGGCTCTTATCAGAGCTAAAGATGAG GAAATAAAGATTCTGCGAAGCAAGAAACCAGATTTAAGTGAGCTGGAGAAAGAAAGGGAAGAGGCCTGTCAAAGGATGCAG GACCTGGAAGTGAAGAACTCTGAGTTGGATAAACGAGTGCGAACAGCAGAGAGCGCTTTAGCTTCGTCCCAGGATGCTCGGAGCAGGGCGGAGAGCGCGGTGCAGAAGGTCATTGAAACTTTAGACGTCAAGATCTACGACTTGAGCGACCTGCGGCAGAACCTAGCCAAGCTCCTGGAGAAATGA
- the LOC109069654 gene encoding arrestin domain-containing protein 2-like isoform X1 produces MIFDKLKKFEIVFDSPEMDCPPVFSSGDVVSGKVVLELSAETKVESLKLHAEGFARVHWTESRSAGSSTAYTQNYSDEVEYLNRREVLLQADNGELTVLSAGRHEYPFSFQLPEETLVTSFEGKHGSIRYWVKVKLHRPWATVKKIKKEFTVIEPIDINTPSLLAPQAGTKEKMARIWYRNCGQVSITAKIDRKGYTPGEVIPVFAEFDNSTSRSVVPKAYITQTQTFLARGTMKQKRAVVATLSGDILGARRRETWHGRAIKIPPVGPSILQCRIIKVEYTLRVCVYVPGTSKLSLELPLVMGTIPLHPFGSRTSSVSSQYSVNMEWLRMAIPEQPEPPPDYSSVVSDEDAVQSSTAVQPEEDLSGVLQRSLLAYVQEFRLRPPPVYSEVDPNPQPITMRPRCMTY; encoded by the exons ATGATTTTCGACAAGCTGAAAAAGTTCGAGATAGTGTTTGATTCCCCGGAGATGGACTGTCCTCCGGTGTTCAGCAGCGGAGATGTTGTCTCGGGGAAGGTTGTGCTCGAGCTCTCGGCGGAGACTAAAGTCGAGTCGCTGAAGTTGCACGCTGAAGGTTTCGCCAGAGTCCACTGGACCGAGTCTCGCAGCGCCGGCTCCAGCACCGCTTACACGCAGAACTACAGCGATGAGGTGGAGTACCTGAACCGGAGAGAGGTTCTCCTGCAGGCAG ATAACGGTGAGCTGACTGTCCTGTCCGCCGGGAGACACGAGTACCCTTTCAGTTTCCAGCTGCCAGAGGA AACTCTTGTGACATCCTTTGAAGGCAAGCACGGCAGCATTCGATACTGGGTGAAGGTTAAGCTGCATCGCCCGTGGGCCACCGTCAAGAAGATCAAGAAGGAGTTCACCGTTATCGAGCCCATTGACATCAACACACCAAGTTTGCTG GCGCCTCAAGCCGGAACCAAAGAGAAGATGGCCCGCATCTGGTACCGCAACTGCGGGCAGGTGTCGATCACCGCAAAGATCGACCGCAAGGGGTACACGCCGGGTGAAGTGATTCCAGTCTTCGCCGAATTCGATAACTCCACGTCTCGCTCCGTGGTGCCGAAAGCTTACATCACCCAGACGCAGACCTTCCTCGCAAGGGGCACCATGAAACAGAAGCGAGCCGTGGTGGCCACCTTGAGCGGGGACATACTTGGTGCACGCCGTAGGGAGACGTGGCACGGCCGAGCCATCAAAATCCCCCCCGTCGGCCCCTCCATCCTACAGTGTCGCATCATTAAAGTGGAATACACGCTCAGG gtgtgtgtttatgttcctGGGACGTCCAAGCTTTCCCTGGAGCTTCCTTTGGTTATGGGCACCATCCCTTTGCATCCATTCGGCAGTCGCACGTCTAGCGTCAGCAGCCAGTACAGCGTGAACATGGAGTGGCTTCGCATGGCCATCCCGGAGCAGCCTGAGC CTCCTCCAGATTACAGCTCTGTCGTGTCAGATGAGGATGCGGTCCAGAGCTCCACCGCAGTCCAACCTGAGGAAGACCTCAGCGGCGTGCTGCAGCGCTCCCTCTTGGCCTACGTGCAGGAGTTCAGATTACGGCCACCTCCGGTGTACAGCGAG gtGGACCCAAACCCTCAGCCCATCACCATGCGTCCTCGCTGCATGACCTATTGA
- the LOC109069654 gene encoding arrestin domain-containing protein 2-like isoform X2 translates to MAFQSIKRFALELDGPEDTVYGSGEMISGVVILELNRDIIVRALRVLGRGVAAAHWLENRNVGVSTVYSDHTSKITYFRKRRHLIRDNGELTVLSAGRHEYPFSFQLPEETLVTSFEGKHGSIRYWVKVKLHRPWATVKKIKKEFTVIEPIDINTPSLLAPQAGTKEKMARIWYRNCGQVSITAKIDRKGYTPGEVIPVFAEFDNSTSRSVVPKAYITQTQTFLARGTMKQKRAVVATLSGDILGARRRETWHGRAIKIPPVGPSILQCRIIKVEYTLRVCVYVPGTSKLSLELPLVMGTIPLHPFGSRTSSVSSQYSVNMEWLRMAIPEQPEPPPDYSSVVSDEDAVQSSTAVQPEEDLSGVLQRSLLAYVQEFRLRPPPVYSEVDPNPQPITMRPRCMTY, encoded by the exons ATGGCTTTCCAAAGCATCAAACGCTTTGCTCTGGAGCTGGACGGTCCAGAGGATACTGTGTACGGCAGCGGAGAGATGATCAGCGGCGTGGTGATCCTGGAGCTCAACCGGGACATCATCGTCCGAGCCCTGAGAGTCCTGGGACGAGGGGTCGCTGCAGCCCACTGGCTGGAAAACCGCAATGTCGGCGTCAGCACCGTCTATAGCGACCACACATCCAAGATCACTTATTTCAGGAAGAGACGGCACCTTATCCGAG ATAACGGTGAGCTGACTGTCCTGTCCGCCGGGAGACACGAGTACCCTTTCAGTTTCCAGCTGCCAGAGGA AACTCTTGTGACATCCTTTGAAGGCAAGCACGGCAGCATTCGATACTGGGTGAAGGTTAAGCTGCATCGCCCGTGGGCCACCGTCAAGAAGATCAAGAAGGAGTTCACCGTTATCGAGCCCATTGACATCAACACACCAAGTTTGCTG GCGCCTCAAGCCGGAACCAAAGAGAAGATGGCCCGCATCTGGTACCGCAACTGCGGGCAGGTGTCGATCACCGCAAAGATCGACCGCAAGGGGTACACGCCGGGTGAAGTGATTCCAGTCTTCGCCGAATTCGATAACTCCACGTCTCGCTCCGTGGTGCCGAAAGCTTACATCACCCAGACGCAGACCTTCCTCGCAAGGGGCACCATGAAACAGAAGCGAGCCGTGGTGGCCACCTTGAGCGGGGACATACTTGGTGCACGCCGTAGGGAGACGTGGCACGGCCGAGCCATCAAAATCCCCCCCGTCGGCCCCTCCATCCTACAGTGTCGCATCATTAAAGTGGAATACACGCTCAGG gtgtgtgtttatgttcctGGGACGTCCAAGCTTTCCCTGGAGCTTCCTTTGGTTATGGGCACCATCCCTTTGCATCCATTCGGCAGTCGCACGTCTAGCGTCAGCAGCCAGTACAGCGTGAACATGGAGTGGCTTCGCATGGCCATCCCGGAGCAGCCTGAGC CTCCTCCAGATTACAGCTCTGTCGTGTCAGATGAGGATGCGGTCCAGAGCTCCACCGCAGTCCAACCTGAGGAAGACCTCAGCGGCGTGCTGCAGCGCTCCCTCTTGGCCTACGTGCAGGAGTTCAGATTACGGCCACCTCCGGTGTACAGCGAG gtGGACCCAAACCCTCAGCCCATCACCATGCGTCCTCGCTGCATGACCTATTGA
- the LOC109069653 gene encoding uncharacterized protein LOC109069653 — MLRSRISNVPFLDGADDMYATSNKSHFKLVDATVKSKREVVLQPVSSLFKRGDQKYLAEYQTETALSFPSHPPAPVVQPNLTHLNMQRTNFKLHSGDRCGDYEITQSELKPLPMCAAKIIRPTTTVRTSLPEDKYPEPTYRSSYIKHKVSRIFRAKQSAKTGVGSSLIMDRRDRFRSSYHEQFQYRWYPHPPETEKQQIQYSSVVMGDREKTVDKQTTYSTSFGQSGDHSSAEFKECLLPKINKSRPINLREVPDDKWTTNSSEEFRAHKCGPVHFERRCPTLSSVFKGETLTGDQQRLSTTNQFFFPKINGSQFPVHVDGASIRTLSSVEFGRPDLAGSFYSTATQEQFPPKEVVPPKPPIYPPSHVLSEQEPDWMLTTMKKDFVPLNCKRQKMSPSQLQQVKDSHIRPQHSKHDFRTIHNEAFVPKPYCKASLEKPPLQHISHVPF, encoded by the exons ATGCTTCGCTCAAGAATCTCAAATGTACCGTTTTTGGATGGCGCAGATGACATGTATGCGACAAGTAACAAGAGCCACTTTAAACTAGTAGATGCCACTGTCAAGTCGAAAAGAGAAGTTGTCCTTCAGCCTGTCTCTTCACTTTTCAAGCGTGGAGACCAGAAATACCTGGCAGAGTACCAGACCGAGACAGCGCTGTCCTTCCCGTCTCATCCACCAGCCCCCGTCGTCCAGCCAAACCTGACCCACCTCAACATGCAGCGCACCAACTTTAAACTGCATTCGGGGGACAGGTGTGGAGACTATGAGATCACTCAATCTGAGTTAAAGCCCCTTCCGATGTGTGCAGCCAAAATAATTCGTCCCACCACTACAGTCAGGACAAGTCTGCCGGAGGACAAATATCCTGAACCCACCTATAGGTCTTCCTACATCAAACATAAAGTGTCCCGGATCTTCAGAGCAAAGCAATCGGCGAAAACAG GTGTCGGATCGAGTCTAATTATGGACAGAAGGGACCGGTTCAGATCCAGTTATCATGAGCAGTTCCAGTACAGATGGTATCCTCATCCTCCGGAGACAGAGAag cAACAAATTCAGTATTCATCTGTGGTGATGGGAGACCGAGAAAAGACAGtggacaaacaaacaacatattcCACCTCTTTCGGACAGTCAGGTGACCACAG CTCTGCTGAATTCAAGGAATGTCTGCTTCCCAAGATAAATAAATCTCGGCCCATCAACCTTCGGGAAGTTCCTGATGACAAATGGACGACAAACTCATCTGAGGAATTCCGTGCACACAAATGTG GCCCTGTTCACTTCGAGCGCAGATGCCCGACTCTCAGCTCTGTGTTCAAAGGAGAGACGCTCACAGGTGACCAGCAGAGACTGTCAACAACAAACCAGTTCTTCTTCCCAAAG ATAAACGGCTCACAGTTCCCAGTGCATGTGGATGGAGCCAGTATCAGGACTCTGAGCAGCGTTGAATTTGGGAGGCCTGATCTAGCGGGAAGCTTTTATAGCACAGCAACACAAGAGCAGTTCCCACCAAAAGAGGTGGTCCCCCCCAAGCCTCCGATCTACCCACCTAGTCATGTGCTGTCTGAGCAAG agccAGATTGGATGCTTACAACCATGAAAAAAGATTTTGTCCCCCTGAACTGTAAAAGACAGAAAATGAGCCCTAGCCAGCTCCAGCag GTTAAAGACAGCCATATAAGGCCCCAACACAGCAAACATGACTTCAGGACAATCCACAATGAAGCATTTGTGCCTAAACCCTACTGCAAGGCATCCCTGGAAAAGCCACCTCTACAACACATCAGCCATGTGCCGTTTTGA